The Vallitalea okinawensis genome window below encodes:
- a CDS encoding DNA-formamidopyrimidine glycosylase family protein yields the protein MLEIPEAAVLAEQMNELLIGKVIQKVITNQSPHKFAWFAGDPEEYDALLKGKEINKAVNHGGLIEVYLDDVRMVLGDGVALRLFSDKSKLPKKHQLCIQFTDGSFLVASVQMYGGMWCFKKGQFDNQYYFIAKEKPSPLSDQFNEKYFKKITSEESVQKKSVKALLATEQRIPGLGNGVLQDILYNAGIHPKKKVNNLSEKEKERIFQSIKDTLFEMTIQGGRDTEKDLFGCFGGYKTKLSKRTVNQPCEICGGQIIKKAYMGGSIYYCEKCQEE from the coding sequence ATGCTTGAAATACCAGAAGCTGCGGTTCTAGCTGAACAGATGAATGAATTATTGATTGGTAAAGTCATTCAAAAAGTTATAACGAATCAGTCACCTCATAAGTTTGCATGGTTTGCAGGTGATCCTGAAGAATACGATGCTTTATTAAAGGGAAAAGAAATAAATAAAGCAGTTAATCATGGAGGATTAATTGAAGTATATTTAGATGATGTTCGGATGGTACTAGGAGACGGTGTAGCCTTAAGGTTATTCAGTGATAAAAGCAAACTACCTAAGAAGCATCAATTATGCATTCAATTTACAGATGGGAGCTTTCTTGTAGCCAGTGTCCAGATGTATGGTGGTATGTGGTGCTTCAAAAAAGGGCAATTTGATAATCAATATTATTTTATAGCTAAGGAAAAACCATCCCCGCTCTCTGACCAATTCAATGAAAAATATTTCAAGAAAATAACTTCTGAAGAGAGTGTTCAAAAGAAAAGTGTTAAAGCCTTATTGGCTACAGAACAACGTATACCTGGGTTAGGTAATGGGGTCCTACAAGATATACTTTATAATGCTGGAATCCATCCAAAAAAGAAAGTAAATAACCTTTCTGAGAAAGAAAAAGAGAGGATTTTTCAATCCATTAAAGATACCTTGTTTGAAATGACGATACAAGGAGGAAGAGATACAGAGAAAGATTTATTTGGCTGTTTTGGTGGTTATAAGACTAAATTAAGTAAAAGAACAGTTAATCAACCATGTGAAATCTGTGGCGGACAAATAATCAAGAAAGCATATATGGGGGGGAGTATATACTACTGCGAAAAATGCCAAGAAGAATAA
- a CDS encoding DUF4932 domain-containing protein — MRSKKTVIPVLIVIAIIVLLSTGWIHTSQKQTADSNVIYVSNDTVNYKIYTNYMMDTYIIASALYLDFNSSVLLPYTESHEIYKKAKEYFSPYKEHHFIKNFNAYVNYEDINGDVIGILLSCSNDPSLTPIHDFDDKYLQGVFKDLEVINAFLTGLKAFYEDTHAEDFFMENAKLYTDMNNYILKHIDDTQITTLISNTEAYLGTKEKYFGDSSIEYETVLTLFRPSMASFYSLKTQNGYKIVTYQSPNDFTQNPYKYDIDFMVESAIHEYLHSYINKPVAEQREHINALMTNIDKKIFMKNPMYQGMPYHRIFDEYFVRAIEGRIYKETFDEKKALNTIIHKEVEYGGFNQLMGLYQELDNYEENRDTYTDMDTFLPSLIDLLAN; from the coding sequence TTGAGGTCCAAGAAAACAGTAATTCCGGTCCTTATTGTTATAGCTATTATCGTTTTATTATCCACGGGTTGGATACATACGTCTCAAAAACAAACTGCAGATTCTAATGTAATTTATGTTTCAAATGACACCGTCAACTACAAAATTTATACGAACTATATGATGGATACATACATCATAGCTAGTGCATTATATTTGGATTTTAATAGTTCTGTATTATTACCCTATACAGAAAGTCACGAAATCTATAAGAAGGCAAAAGAATACTTCTCCCCTTATAAGGAACATCATTTTATAAAAAACTTTAACGCATATGTAAATTATGAAGATATCAATGGTGATGTTATTGGTATTTTACTAAGTTGTAGTAATGATCCTTCTTTAACACCTATCCATGATTTTGATGATAAATATCTTCAAGGGGTCTTTAAAGACTTAGAAGTAATTAATGCCTTTCTAACAGGGCTGAAAGCTTTCTATGAAGATACTCATGCAGAAGATTTTTTTATGGAAAATGCAAAATTGTATACAGATATGAATAACTATATACTTAAACATATAGATGATACCCAAATCACAACTCTTATTAGTAATACTGAGGCTTATTTGGGCACAAAGGAGAAGTACTTTGGTGATTCATCTATTGAATACGAAACAGTCTTAACCTTATTCAGACCCTCCATGGCATCTTTTTACTCTCTGAAGACACAAAATGGTTATAAGATTGTAACCTATCAGTCACCTAATGACTTCACCCAGAATCCCTATAAATATGATATTGACTTTATGGTTGAATCAGCAATCCATGAATACCTTCATAGTTACATCAACAAACCTGTTGCTGAGCAACGTGAACATATAAATGCATTAATGACTAACATAGATAAGAAGATATTTATGAAAAATCCTATGTATCAAGGTATGCCATATCATAGAATTTTTGATGAGTATTTTGTAAGAGCTATTGAGGGGAGAATATATAAGGAAACTTTTGATGAAAAAAAAGCTTTAAATACCATCATCCATAAAGAAGTAGAATACGGTGGTTTTAATCAATTGATGGGACTCTATCAAGAGCTTGACAACTACGAAGAAAATCGAGATACCTATACTGACATGGATACATTTTTACCATCTTTGATTGACTTGTTAGCTAACTAA
- a CDS encoding radical SAM protein, with protein MIRYSRIVEKFKREIVMLKSTPCRWGKCTFCDYIEDNSKDINYINQINKEILDEVTGEFGVLEVINSGNVFELPKETLEAIRKTIVDCNINCLFLEAHWIYRKRLDEIREFFNVKIMFKTGLETFDEQFREKVLMKGFQYKDIGELKGFFDSICLLVGVEGQTKAMIKKDIDLAREHFSHFTVNVYTENSTAIKPDHELIKWFQKKYKSLEQESKCEVLWVNTDFGVG; from the coding sequence ATGATAAGATATAGTCGAATAGTTGAAAAATTTAAAAGAGAAATAGTCATGTTGAAATCTACACCATGTCGATGGGGGAAGTGTACTTTCTGTGACTATATTGAGGATAATTCAAAAGATATTAATTATATTAATCAAATTAATAAAGAGATATTAGATGAGGTAACTGGAGAGTTTGGGGTGTTGGAAGTTATTAATTCAGGTAATGTTTTTGAACTTCCTAAAGAAACATTAGAAGCTATAAGAAAAACAATTGTTGATTGTAATATTAATTGCCTCTTTCTAGAAGCGCATTGGATTTATAGAAAGCGACTAGATGAGATTAGGGAATTTTTTAATGTTAAGATAATGTTTAAAACAGGTTTAGAAACCTTTGATGAGCAATTTAGAGAAAAGGTATTAATGAAAGGGTTTCAATATAAAGACATTGGTGAGTTAAAGGGTTTTTTTGATTCTATATGTCTATTAGTTGGAGTTGAAGGACAAACAAAGGCTATGATTAAAAAGGATATTGATCTAGCAAGAGAACATTTTAGTCATTTCACAGTAAATGTATATACAGAAAATTCAACAGCCATTAAACCAGATCATGAACTAATAAAATGGTTTCAAAAAAAATATAAATCGCTTGAGCAAGAATCGAAATGTGAAGTTTTATGGGTAAATACTGATTTTGGCGTAGGTTAA
- a CDS encoding queuosine precursor transporter: MNNLLVFLIFAVVNFGLIATAYKFFGKRGILGYIILSVIAANLQVNKGVMFDFGLFELEATLGNVMFAGIFLATDLLNEKYGYKEAKKSVYISIFANLSFVLIMYISTLFQGLEYSKDFSEALELFFSINGGALKAVLVGNLVYLISQTLDVYVYSKLKAWNDSKKYLWLRNNGSTFISQLVDSILVTVGFALVGIFPMDIVGTVIITTLVVKYIAAIIDTPFMYIMSYITPKDDVDA, translated from the coding sequence ATGAATAACTTATTAGTATTTTTAATTTTTGCTGTTGTCAACTTTGGACTTATAGCAACAGCTTACAAGTTTTTTGGAAAACGTGGTATTTTAGGTTACATAATTTTAAGTGTAATCGCTGCTAATCTACAAGTCAATAAAGGTGTTATGTTTGACTTTGGATTATTTGAGCTAGAAGCTACTCTTGGCAATGTTATGTTTGCTGGTATCTTTTTAGCTACAGATTTACTTAATGAAAAGTATGGCTACAAAGAAGCCAAAAAATCTGTGTATATTTCAATCTTTGCTAACTTATCCTTTGTTCTCATTATGTATATTTCTACATTATTTCAAGGACTAGAATACAGCAAGGATTTTAGTGAAGCACTTGAATTATTTTTCTCCATTAACGGTGGAGCATTAAAAGCCGTTTTAGTTGGAAACCTTGTTTATCTGATTAGCCAAACATTAGATGTTTATGTTTATTCAAAACTCAAAGCTTGGAACGACTCAAAAAAATATCTTTGGCTTAGAAATAATGGTTCAACCTTTATATCACAATTAGTGGATTCAATACTTGTTACCGTTGGTTTTGCTCTTGTAGGCATTTTCCCAATGGATATTGTTGGTACTGTAATCATTACAACTTTAGTTGTTAAATATATTGCTGCCATTATTGATACACCTTTTATGTATATTATGTCATACATTACACCAAAGGATGATGTTGATGCATAA
- a CDS encoding nucleoside hydrolase, with translation MHKKVIIDADCGIDDALALIFAIKSNLNIIGITSVSGNVNSLESARNIKAILQLLEKEIPIYTSDLCNLHGEFIDAKDTHGEDGLGETYYGKDYDEHSIVKAEDFILDVLSRYEDVDIIALGPLTNLARAYIKDKDTFNKCSSILSMGGTYNAFGNMSPVTEFNYYHDPKSVELILESKVPMTLVTLDVTRKIFLTPDMTFGFKEQNDIGRFIYEVTQFYMDFHRKVENFDGCIINDILNIAYYLDPTVCTGLTAPVKVVTDGETRGQILVDAWNMFYPEQKECLVLNQVNASKVMKLFMQTLELKQ, from the coding sequence ATGCATAAAAAAGTCATTATTGATGCTGATTGTGGAATTGATGATGCTTTAGCTTTGATCTTTGCCATCAAATCCAATCTTAACATTATTGGTATCACAAGTGTAAGCGGTAATGTCAATAGTTTAGAAAGCGCTAGAAATATTAAAGCTATCTTACAACTTCTTGAAAAAGAGATCCCTATCTATACCAGTGATCTCTGTAACCTTCATGGTGAATTCATCGATGCAAAAGATACCCACGGTGAAGATGGTTTAGGAGAAACTTACTATGGTAAAGACTATGATGAGCACTCCATCGTTAAAGCTGAAGATTTTATATTGGATGTTTTATCACGTTATGAAGATGTGGATATTATTGCATTAGGTCCACTAACTAACCTTGCTAGGGCTTATATAAAAGATAAGGATACATTTAATAAATGTTCATCCATTCTCTCTATGGGAGGCACATACAACGCATTTGGCAATATGTCTCCTGTGACAGAATTTAATTATTATCATGATCCTAAATCTGTAGAATTAATATTAGAATCTAAAGTCCCTATGACTTTAGTTACTTTAGATGTGACTCGTAAAATATTTTTAACACCAGATATGACTTTTGGTTTTAAAGAACAAAACGATATCGGTCGTTTCATTTATGAAGTTACACAATTCTATATGGATTTTCATAGAAAAGTTGAAAACTTTGATGGTTGTATTATTAATGACATATTAAACATCGCCTACTATTTAGATCCTACTGTTTGTACTGGTCTGACAGCTCCAGTAAAAGTTGTTACAGATGGCGAAACACGTGGTCAAATTTTAGTTGATGCTTGGAATATGTTTTATCCCGAACAAAAAGAATGCTTGGTACTTAACCAAGTTAATGCTTCAAAAGTCATGAAGCTATTTATGCAAACACTTGAATTAAAACAATAA
- a CDS encoding nucleotidyltransferase domain-containing protein, producing MKITFEDSGNYTVFRISDFDVKYEKILEMCFYEKDEDSYKKLFLKDTPNMNRIKDNYKSNAEKMFSQVGYFTPIPWEKALLEFAKKVDEKGIDWWLTGSCAACIRGIPLNPHDVDIMIDSKDANKIGELFVNYIVEPIIDTNGWLTKDFGVLFLHARIDIASDPQACLDDPEPVDCGPYAKEHLEVITWNGYEIKVPPLSLQLYVNKLRGRNDRVKLIENYMKEYD from the coding sequence GTGAAGATAACGTTTGAAGATAGTGGTAATTATACGGTTTTTAGGATTTCTGATTTTGATGTGAAGTATGAGAAAATTTTAGAGATGTGTTTTTATGAAAAAGATGAGGATAGCTATAAAAAACTATTCTTAAAAGATACCCCAAACATGAACAGAATCAAAGATAATTATAAAAGTAATGCAGAAAAAATGTTTAGCCAAGTAGGTTATTTTACACCTATTCCTTGGGAAAAGGCTCTATTAGAATTTGCTAAGAAAGTTGATGAAAAAGGGATTGACTGGTGGTTGACGGGAAGTTGTGCAGCTTGTATTAGAGGAATCCCACTGAATCCTCATGATGTTGATATAATGATTGATTCTAAGGACGCTAACAAAATAGGTGAACTCTTTGTTAATTATATTGTTGAACCCATCATTGATACAAATGGATGGTTAACAAAAGATTTTGGCGTACTCTTTTTACATGCAAGAATAGATATAGCATCTGACCCTCAAGCTTGTTTAGATGACCCTGAACCTGTAGACTGTGGTCCATATGCAAAAGAGCATTTAGAAGTAATAACTTGGAATGGATATGAAATCAAAGTGCCTCCGTTATCCCTACAACTTTATGTTAATAAGCTAAGAGGAAGAAATGATCGAGTGAAGCTAATTGAAAATTACATGAAGGAGTATGACTAA
- a CDS encoding GNAT family N-acetyltransferase yields MDFITLTVDNLDDEHICCAISDKKSKSGYLAKKNWLKKQIENGYVFTKLNVRAKVFIEYCPSEIAYLPVQAPNYMVVNCFWVSGKYKGNGYGKQLLNKCIEDSRQKGKDGIIVLCSDKKRPFMSDKKFFVNQGFETCDTSEPYFELLYLPLKDQIKKPEFLPIAREGVCDDNGGFKVFYSNQCPYMEYYIDLQSKLAEDSGYIYEKVLIDSQDKAIKNPSPFTIYSLFYKGKFVTQELTAEKKFIKIMDQVE; encoded by the coding sequence ATGGATTTTATAACTTTAACTGTAGATAATCTTGATGATGAGCATATATGCTGTGCAATTTCTGATAAGAAAAGCAAGAGTGGTTATTTAGCTAAAAAAAATTGGTTAAAAAAGCAAATAGAAAATGGTTATGTTTTTACTAAATTAAATGTAAGAGCCAAAGTCTTTATCGAGTATTGTCCGTCAGAAATAGCCTATTTACCAGTACAAGCACCTAACTACATGGTGGTTAATTGTTTCTGGGTATCTGGAAAATATAAGGGGAATGGATATGGGAAACAGCTTCTAAATAAGTGTATCGAAGACAGCCGACAAAAAGGGAAAGATGGTATCATTGTCTTATGTAGCGATAAAAAGAGACCTTTTATGTCAGATAAAAAGTTTTTTGTAAATCAGGGTTTTGAAACATGTGATACATCAGAGCCATATTTTGAATTACTATACTTACCTCTGAAAGATCAGATAAAAAAGCCAGAATTTCTGCCAATTGCAAGAGAAGGGGTATGTGATGATAACGGCGGTTTCAAGGTTTTCTATTCTAACCAATGTCCTTATATGGAATATTATATTGATCTTCAATCCAAACTTGCTGAGGATAGTGGATATATCTATGAGAAAGTATTAATTGATAGCCAAGATAAGGCAATAAAGAATCCTTCACCTTTTACTATCTATTCTTTATTTTATAAAGGAAAATTTGTAACTCAAGAACTTACTGCTGAAAAAAAATTTATAAAGATTATGGATCAAGTGGAATAG
- a CDS encoding DUF2812 domain-containing protein, translating to MIHVIRKVFLDYEKEEKWLNELAVKGINFVDYSFTRYLFKEGQSGEYIYRIELLENLPSHPESKAYLKFLKESGVECMSTWYRWVYLRKKADSGPFDIYSDYEMRIKHHKRIVSLQGIGGVVNLLCAIINLLLPLTHHTSEPTMNLVVGIINLLIGMKLTSMAMGQMKRIYHMKKEKQLYE from the coding sequence ATGATACATGTTATTAGAAAAGTATTTCTTGACTATGAAAAAGAAGAAAAGTGGCTGAATGAGCTGGCAGTCAAAGGGATAAATTTTGTTGATTATTCCTTTACAAGATACTTATTTAAAGAAGGTCAGTCTGGTGAATATATTTATAGGATTGAATTATTAGAAAACCTTCCATCACATCCTGAAAGTAAAGCGTATCTTAAGTTTTTAAAGGAGTCAGGTGTGGAATGTATGTCAACATGGTACAGATGGGTCTACCTTAGAAAAAAAGCTGATAGCGGTCCATTTGATATCTATTCAGATTATGAAATGCGTATCAAGCACCATAAACGAATAGTAAGTTTACAAGGTATTGGTGGAGTTGTGAATTTGCTATGTGCAATAATTAATTTATTATTGCCATTAACACATCATACATCAGAACCAACCATGAATTTGGTTGTAGGAATAATTAATTTACTTATAGGAATGAAACTTACATCTATGGCCATGGGACAGATGAAAAGAATATATCATATGAAAAAAGAAAAACAACTCTATGAATAA
- a CDS encoding PadR family transcriptional regulator, translating into MPKSDEHGALTEAVYYILLALYQPMHGYGIMQFVRELSKERVNLGPGTLYGAINTMLKKGWIKALGESKNSRKKEYEITDEGRSVIEGEIKRLEELIINGKTIVRGEKDDTCY; encoded by the coding sequence ATGCCTAAAAGTGACGAACATGGGGCTTTAACCGAAGCAGTCTATTATATTTTATTAGCACTTTATCAACCCATGCACGGGTATGGTATTATGCAGTTTGTAAGAGAACTTAGTAAAGAGCGTGTAAATTTGGGACCAGGAACCTTATATGGTGCAATCAACACGATGCTTAAAAAGGGGTGGATAAAAGCCCTTGGTGAAAGTAAAAATAGTAGAAAGAAGGAATATGAAATAACGGATGAAGGACGTAGCGTTATAGAGGGTGAGATTAAGCGATTAGAAGAGCTAATTATAAATGGTAAAACAATTGTGAGGGGTGAGAAGGATGATACATGTTATTAG
- a CDS encoding AraC family transcriptional regulator: MNHYDDMQKIIDYIEEHLDEELCIDRLSEMAVLSKFYFQRLFYKLVGVTVMEYVRLRRVARASDEIKECNNITDVAFNYGFNNVETFIRSFKAIYKMTPTEYKKSNIPLAHFYKTDLSLKYRYADIGVPLITSGIVLEINTKEITDDIKLVGTLKECSMEPAGQDNPSIAWSDYNAIRDSISKDCTPHVEYGISLPSEITGKFNYLAAKQVQEFCDEHRQYDQFTIPSGFFAVCTFSGEDFYQLTNAALDKAFAYFLQTWLPNSDYEMTGYYAAEVYDCRSLKDHPLPEQVQRAPKDMIMNPPEMDIIVSVKRKEK; this comes from the coding sequence ATGAATCATTATGATGATATGCAAAAGATAATTGATTATATTGAAGAACATTTAGACGAAGAATTGTGTATTGACAGACTTTCAGAAATGGCTGTGCTATCTAAATTTTATTTTCAGAGATTGTTTTATAAACTCGTTGGCGTGACGGTTATGGAGTATGTAAGATTGCGACGTGTAGCAAGGGCGTCAGATGAAATTAAAGAGTGTAATAATATTACAGATGTTGCTTTTAACTATGGATTTAATAATGTTGAAACATTCATACGTTCCTTTAAGGCCATATACAAAATGACGCCAACTGAATATAAAAAGAGTAATATACCTCTTGCTCACTTTTATAAAACAGATTTATCTCTAAAGTATAGATATGCGGACATAGGCGTGCCTTTAATTACTTCTGGTATAGTTCTTGAAATAAATACCAAAGAGATTACTGATGATATTAAGCTTGTAGGAACTTTAAAAGAGTGTTCTATGGAGCCTGCGGGGCAAGATAATCCCAGTATTGCTTGGAGTGACTACAATGCTATAAGAGACTCAATCAGTAAAGATTGTACACCCCATGTTGAATATGGGATCTCTTTACCTTCTGAGATAACTGGAAAATTCAACTATTTAGCTGCAAAGCAGGTTCAAGAGTTTTGTGATGAACACAGGCAATATGATCAATTTACTATACCATCTGGATTTTTTGCTGTATGTACATTCTCTGGAGAGGATTTTTATCAATTGACAAATGCTGCCCTTGATAAAGCATTCGCTTATTTCCTACAAACATGGTTACCCAATAGTGATTATGAGATGACTGGTTATTATGCTGCAGAAGTATATGATTGTCGCAGTTTGAAAGATCATCCATTACCTGAACAAGTTCAAAGAGCCCCTAAAGATATGATTATGAATCCTCCTGAAATGGATATTATAGTTTCAGTAAAAAGAAAAGAAAAATAG
- a CDS encoding fatty acid desaturase, whose amino-acid sequence MKQRQWAKDLKEYAKPNYKKAIIQIINTLVPYIILLTLSLYLFQEKTSPILLIPVLIASAGFMVRVFILFHDCTHLSFVKSNNWNQLLGTIFGIFTFTPFVPWQKEHTIHHGTVGNLQRRGSGDIWTMTVKEYDNSKWYKKVIYRIYRNPIFLFGVAPISLFAVLNRLPKRHSGKSEWTSYMITNLGIIIIGTIYGSIFSIKDYLIVQLITLAIASSLGVWLFYIQHQFEEVYWEENESWDFVDAALKGSTFYRLPTILEWISGYIGYHHIHHLNSKIPNYNLKVCYKNNDHFTDVKTVTLVSSLPLALLQLYDENKQALISFKQRKSMLKLN is encoded by the coding sequence ATGAAACAGAGACAATGGGCAAAAGACCTAAAAGAATACGCAAAACCTAATTATAAAAAAGCAATCATTCAAATTATTAATACACTAGTACCCTATATTATTTTATTGACTCTATCTCTATATCTATTTCAAGAGAAAACATCACCTATACTATTAATCCCAGTTCTAATTGCTTCTGCTGGATTTATGGTACGAGTCTTTATATTATTCCACGATTGTACCCATCTATCATTCGTAAAATCAAATAATTGGAATCAACTATTGGGGACTATATTTGGTATCTTCACATTTACACCTTTTGTACCCTGGCAAAAAGAGCACACGATTCATCATGGTACTGTTGGGAATTTGCAACGTCGTGGGTCAGGTGATATATGGACAATGACTGTCAAGGAGTATGATAATTCTAAATGGTATAAAAAGGTTATTTACCGAATATACCGTAACCCTATTTTCTTGTTTGGAGTAGCGCCGATATCACTATTTGCGGTACTTAATAGATTACCTAAAAGGCATTCGGGTAAATCTGAATGGACCAGTTATATGATAACCAATCTGGGTATCATCATTATTGGTACCATATATGGGAGTATTTTTTCAATAAAGGACTATTTAATTGTTCAGTTAATCACCCTTGCTATAGCAAGTAGTTTAGGTGTTTGGCTTTTCTATATCCAACATCAGTTTGAAGAAGTTTATTGGGAAGAGAATGAATCATGGGATTTTGTTGATGCGGCTTTAAAAGGTAGTACATTCTATCGTTTGCCAACTATATTAGAATGGATTAGTGGCTACATAGGTTATCATCATATACACCATCTCAACTCCAAAATACCTAATTACAATTTAAAAGTATGCTATAAGAACAATGATCATTTTACAGATGTAAAAACAGTGACATTAGTATCAAGCCTACCATTAGCACTTTTACAATTATATGATGAAAACAAGCAAGCCCTAATCTCATTTAAACAGAGGAAGAGTATGCTGAAGTTAAATTAA
- a CDS encoding DUF4914 family protein — MKTKISDYFVLHEDVLDILESASEVIIPESRQHLLELATGGAEEVFEVKYDVKGIGVVEEATVTKCKNGASVNYHEEYMRRRDPNCLLIGDSLETDKTRYEERYDHSFDDVRLETFEWLKEQELIAMPFIAGDEVYGYPALLIGPKNAAFFTAGLADLQGFIPKDKVNDNFEPKAIIYLAPVFRHTHFDGKQVVVHNRLKHAHEVFSFNLYPGPSAKKGIYGVLLNIGELENWTTVHASTVLVTTPYDNQLVLMHEGASGGGKSEMIEEIHRERDGSVLLAKDLITKEKLFLEISDTCELSPITDDMAICHPELQNQSKLVVKDAEAGWFLRFNHITEYGTSPHHEKLCIHPKEPLIFLNMDASPGSTILIWDHIMDAPGKPCPNPRVIMPRSFVPGVVNEPVEVDIRSFGVRTPACTADDPSYGIIGCLHVLPPALAWIWRLVAPRGHANPSITDTEGMSSEGVGSYWPFATGKMVDQANLLLEQIINTPNTRYVLIPNQHIGSHEVGFTPQWIVREYLARKGNAKFKDDQIEASRCSLLGYALKRLRVDGKDLPKGLLQTNYQLGVGNEAYDAGAKVLTDFFKKEIVKFNTDELLPIGREIIECFLNDGTVEDYIKLIPMK; from the coding sequence ATGAAAACCAAAATTAGTGATTATTTTGTTTTACATGAGGATGTTTTAGATATTTTAGAATCTGCCTCAGAAGTAATAATTCCTGAAAGTAGACAACACTTATTAGAGTTGGCTACAGGGGGAGCTGAAGAAGTCTTTGAAGTTAAGTATGATGTAAAAGGTATAGGAGTAGTTGAAGAAGCGACTGTAACTAAATGTAAAAATGGTGCGTCTGTTAATTATCATGAAGAGTATATGAGAAGACGTGACCCAAACTGTCTATTAATTGGAGATAGTTTAGAAACTGATAAAACTCGTTATGAGGAAAGATATGACCATTCATTTGATGATGTAAGATTAGAGACTTTTGAGTGGTTAAAAGAGCAAGAGCTTATTGCAATGCCATTCATTGCTGGTGATGAAGTATATGGCTACCCAGCATTATTAATAGGACCAAAGAATGCAGCATTCTTTACAGCCGGTCTGGCTGATTTACAAGGTTTTATTCCAAAAGATAAAGTTAATGATAACTTTGAACCAAAAGCAATTATTTACTTAGCGCCTGTTTTCAGACATACGCATTTTGACGGCAAACAAGTCGTTGTTCATAACAGATTAAAACACGCTCATGAGGTATTTTCATTTAATCTATATCCAGGACCAAGTGCAAAAAAAGGTATCTACGGTGTTTTATTAAACATTGGTGAGTTAGAGAACTGGACAACAGTTCATGCTTCTACAGTTCTAGTTACGACACCATATGATAACCAATTAGTACTTATGCATGAAGGTGCAAGTGGTGGTGGAAAGAGTGAAATGATTGAGGAGATTCATAGAGAAAGAGATGGTAGTGTTCTTTTAGCTAAGGACTTAATTACGAAAGAAAAACTCTTCTTAGAAATCTCTGATACATGTGAGCTCAGTCCAATTACTGATGACATGGCAATTTGTCATCCAGAACTACAAAATCAAAGCAAACTTGTTGTAAAAGATGCAGAAGCAGGCTGGTTCTTACGCTTTAATCATATTACAGAATATGGTACATCACCACACCATGAAAAATTATGTATCCATCCAAAAGAGCCTTTAATCTTCTTAAATATGGATGCTTCACCTGGTTCCACTATTCTTATTTGGGATCATATCATGGATGCTCCTGGTAAACCATGTCCAAATCCAAGGGTTATTATGCCTAGAAGTTTTGTTCCAGGCGTTGTTAATGAGCCTGTTGAAGTAGATATACGTAGTTTTGGTGTTAGAACACCAGCGTGTACTGCTGATGACCCAAGTTATGGTATCATTGGTTGCTTACATGTACTTCCTCCAGCTTTAGCATGGATTTGGAGATTAGTTGCTCCAAGAGGTCATGCAAACCCAAGTATTACAGATACTGAGGGTATGAGTAGTGAAGGTGTAGGTTCATATTGGCCATTTGCAACTGGTAAAATGGTGGATCAAGCAAACCTACTTTTAGAACAAATTATTAACACACCTAATACAAGATATGTCCTTATACCAAATCAACATATCGGTTCTCATGAAGTTGGTTTTACACCACAATGGATTGTCAGAGAATATTTAGCTAGAAAAGGTAATGCTAAATTTAAAGATGATCAAATTGAAGCATCACGTTGCTCACTTCTAGGCTATGCATTGAAGCGTTTAAGAGTTGATGGTAAAGATTTACCAAAAGGTCTTTTACAAACAAATTATCAGCTTGGAGTTGGTAATGAGGCTTATGATGCAGGTGCAAAAGTATTAACAGATTTCTTTAAGAAAGAAATTGTTAAGTTTAATACTGATGAATTATTACCAATTGGTAGAGAAATAATTGAGTGCTTCTTAAATGATGGTACTGTTGAAGATTATATAAAGCTAATTCCTATGAAATAG